ATGTGACTCGTACGATTTCCACATCTCCTCATCGGTGGTGGAGAAATACTCCAAGGGCACCTTGAAAACATTGGCAAGAGCCACGATCGTGGCGAATGCTGGTCGCTTGGTCTTGCCATTGAGAATGCCGTAGATTTGCTGCGGAGTCACTGGTGCGTCCTCGGTAGAAGCTAGCTCGGCAACCTTTGCGACTGTATAAGGAGCACCCCCTGGAGGGTGAAGCTTGTCGAAAAGTAGCTGTAGCCGATAGCTCAAATCATGTTCCATATAGTTTCCTCCTGCACTGAACTGTAATTTTACTCCAGTGCAGGAGAAATCCTTATTTGGCGCGCGCCCACGCCCTGGCTATCTCCAGCTCTGAAACCCCGAAGAGTGTGGCTAAGATTGCGATTCGATCATCTGTCAAGGATGCATATCCACGCTCGAGGTTTGAGTATCCACCAAGGGTGATACCTAGCGCGTCAGCGGCTTCTTGACTGGTGCACAGGGACAGATTGCGTAAATCAGCTAGCGTTGCCGTGCCGATAGGAATATCCATGACCTCGGCAGGGGAGTGTCCCAAAATATCCATGACAATCGCTAAAGATTCTAATGAGGGAATATATCTTCCTTGTTCCCAGTGGCGGACAGTGCCTGGAGACATGCCTGCTGCGCGCGCCAAAGAGGCGTAAGTGTGGCCTTTTTCTAAGCGAATTTCTTTAAATCTTTGCGCATTAAATTTTACTAAGGATCGGCTCATAAAGGCCCAATCCTGCACTCAATCCTATAGATAGCAGTCATTTATCCAGTATGCCCGAATTTTGCC
This genomic window from Corynebacterium callunae DSM 20147 contains:
- a CDS encoding helix-turn-helix domain-containing protein, whose product is MEHDLSYRLQLLFDKLHPPGGAPYTVAKVAELASTEDAPVTPQQIYGILNGKTKRPAFATIVALANVFKVPLEYFSTTDEEMWKSYESHILTLHERINNTSLLAARTNHFYSLREKRRSRQK
- a CDS encoding helix-turn-helix transcriptional regulator, with the protein product MSRSLVKFNAQRFKEIRLEKGHTYASLARAAGMSPGTVRHWEQGRYIPSLESLAIVMDILGHSPAEVMDIPIGTATLADLRNLSLCTSQEAADALGITLGGYSNLERGYASLTDDRIAILATLFGVSELEIARAWARAK